In Rubrivirga marina, the following are encoded in one genomic region:
- the cphA gene encoding cyanophycin synthetase, giving the protein MRVVSTNVYVGPNQYAHFPVIRHTIDLGPLEDYPTQKLDGFVDRLCEVLPGLHEHGCSYREPGGFIRRMTEDEGTWLGHVWEHVALELQGIAGHDVTFGKTRSTGRAVGEYDMVFQYQQKDVGLEASELARRIILRLLPDDVQALIDEEKEADYDWEEERDAFIKRAQRLAFGPSTQSIIDAAEARDVPWIRLNKYSLVQLGHGTYQQRIQATVTGQTKHIAVEIASDKEDTRALLESLGLPVPKQELVYGPSDAVRAARRIGYPVVTKPLNANHGRGVSIRLTEPDQVETGFEHAQKHGTSRAVLVESFVSGFDHRMLVVNGHLVAVAKRVPGHVVGDGEHTIEELVEIVNQDPRRGVGHEKVLTRLEFDAQAERLLARAGYTAETVLPEGETFYLRSTANLSTGGTAIDLTDVVHPDNRDMAERAVRAVGLDVGGVDFLTDDITQSWREVGGAIVEVNAAPGFRMHVAPSEGTPRDVAGPVMDMLFPPNTPSRIPVAIVTGTNGKTTTTRMVSHILQMAGFMPGMTSTDGVFVDGRLSVKGDMTGPVGARTVLRDPSVDAAVLEVARGGLVRAGLGVRRCDVAACLNVSADHLGLGRINTLDELAEIKRIPIEVATDTVVLNADDPRVLAMAEHADAEHLCYVTMNAEHALVREHVREGGRAVVLERGIAGEMITIHDGGRHLPLVWTHLIPATIDGKASHNVQNAMFAAGIAYALGNGPVELTLDQIRHGLQTFSTSFYEAPGRLNVFDGHPFRVILDYAHNPAAVEAMASLVDRLDVQGRRILALAAPGDRRDEDVDAMARAAAGHFDHYVCKRDDRLRGRGETEIPEMLRRCLLDAGVAEGAIDVVPEEEAAVLHALRQAGPGDLVVVFGDHIERCWDQIIHFGAASGDGQATPAPRPTEAAPPAPRVTSPIDEDDSDEPTAFEVSRGQRLVRDRRGVHLVTDEEAD; this is encoded by the coding sequence ATGCGCGTCGTCTCGACCAACGTCTACGTCGGTCCCAACCAGTACGCCCACTTCCCGGTCATCCGCCACACCATCGACCTCGGGCCGCTGGAGGACTACCCGACGCAGAAGCTGGACGGGTTCGTCGACCGGCTCTGCGAGGTGCTCCCCGGGCTCCACGAGCACGGGTGCTCGTACCGCGAGCCCGGTGGGTTCATCCGGCGGATGACCGAGGACGAGGGGACCTGGCTCGGCCACGTCTGGGAGCACGTCGCCCTCGAGCTCCAGGGCATCGCCGGCCACGACGTGACGTTCGGCAAGACGCGCTCGACGGGCCGAGCCGTGGGCGAGTACGACATGGTCTTCCAGTACCAGCAGAAGGACGTCGGCCTGGAGGCCTCGGAGCTCGCGCGGCGGATCATCCTCCGGCTCCTGCCGGACGACGTCCAGGCCCTCATCGACGAGGAGAAGGAGGCCGACTACGACTGGGAGGAGGAGCGCGACGCGTTCATCAAGCGGGCCCAGCGGCTCGCGTTCGGCCCGAGCACCCAGTCGATCATCGACGCCGCCGAGGCGCGCGACGTCCCGTGGATCCGGCTCAACAAGTACTCGCTCGTCCAGCTCGGCCACGGGACCTACCAGCAGCGGATCCAGGCGACGGTCACGGGCCAGACGAAGCACATCGCCGTCGAGATCGCGAGCGACAAGGAGGACACGCGGGCGCTCCTCGAGTCGCTCGGTCTGCCGGTCCCCAAGCAGGAGCTCGTCTACGGGCCGTCCGACGCCGTCCGCGCGGCGCGGCGGATCGGGTATCCCGTCGTGACGAAGCCGCTCAACGCGAACCACGGGCGCGGCGTCTCGATCCGGCTGACGGAGCCCGACCAGGTCGAGACCGGCTTCGAGCACGCCCAGAAGCACGGGACGAGCCGGGCCGTGCTCGTCGAGAGCTTCGTCTCGGGCTTCGACCACCGGATGCTCGTCGTGAACGGGCACCTCGTGGCGGTCGCCAAGCGCGTGCCGGGGCACGTCGTCGGCGACGGCGAGCACACGATCGAGGAGCTGGTCGAGATCGTCAACCAAGACCCGCGGCGCGGCGTGGGGCACGAGAAGGTGCTCACCCGGCTGGAGTTCGACGCGCAGGCCGAGCGGCTCCTGGCGCGCGCCGGCTACACGGCCGAGACGGTCTTGCCGGAGGGCGAGACGTTCTACCTCCGCTCGACGGCCAACCTCTCGACGGGCGGCACGGCCATCGACCTGACCGACGTGGTCCACCCCGACAACCGCGACATGGCCGAGCGCGCCGTCCGCGCCGTCGGACTCGACGTGGGCGGCGTCGACTTCTTGACCGACGACATCACCCAGAGCTGGCGCGAGGTGGGCGGGGCCATCGTCGAAGTCAACGCGGCGCCGGGCTTCCGGATGCACGTCGCGCCCAGCGAGGGGACGCCGCGCGACGTGGCCGGGCCGGTCATGGACATGCTGTTCCCGCCCAACACGCCGTCGCGGATCCCCGTCGCCATCGTCACCGGGACGAACGGGAAGACGACGACGACGCGGATGGTCTCCCACATCCTCCAGATGGCCGGGTTCATGCCCGGCATGACGAGCACCGACGGCGTGTTCGTCGACGGGCGGCTCTCGGTGAAGGGCGACATGACAGGGCCCGTCGGCGCGCGGACCGTCCTGCGCGACCCGTCGGTCGACGCGGCCGTGCTGGAGGTGGCCCGGGGCGGGCTCGTCCGCGCCGGCCTCGGCGTCCGCCGCTGCGACGTCGCCGCGTGCCTCAACGTCTCGGCCGACCACCTCGGGCTGGGCCGGATCAACACGCTCGACGAGCTCGCCGAGATCAAGCGGATCCCGATCGAGGTCGCGACCGACACCGTCGTCCTCAACGCCGACGACCCGCGGGTGCTGGCGATGGCCGAGCACGCCGACGCCGAGCACCTCTGCTACGTGACGATGAATGCCGAGCACGCGCTCGTCCGCGAGCACGTCCGCGAGGGCGGGCGGGCCGTGGTGCTGGAGCGCGGCATCGCGGGCGAGATGATCACGATCCACGACGGCGGCCGGCACCTCCCGCTCGTCTGGACCCACCTCATCCCCGCGACGATCGACGGGAAAGCGTCGCACAACGTCCAGAACGCGATGTTCGCGGCGGGGATCGCCTACGCGCTCGGCAACGGGCCCGTCGAGCTCACGCTCGACCAGATCCGCCACGGCCTCCAGACGTTCTCGACCAGCTTCTACGAGGCGCCCGGCCGGCTCAACGTGTTCGACGGGCACCCCTTCCGCGTCATCCTCGACTACGCCCACAACCCGGCGGCCGTCGAGGCGATGGCGTCGCTGGTGGACCGGCTCGACGTGCAGGGCCGGCGGATCCTCGCCCTCGCGGCGCCCGGCGACCGGCGCGACGAGGACGTCGACGCGATGGCGCGCGCGGCGGCCGGCCACTTCGACCACTACGTCTGCAAGCGCGACGACCGGCTGCGGGGGCGCGGCGAGACCGAGATCCCCGAGATGCTCCGCCGCTGCCTCCTCGACGCGGGCGTGGCCGAAGGCGCCATCGACGTGGTCCCCGAGGAAGAGGCGGCCGTCCTCCACGCCCTCAGGCAAGCGGGTCCGGGCGACCTCGTCGTCGTGTTCGGAGACCACATAGAGCGGTGCTGGGACCAGATCATCCACTTCGGCGCGGCCTCCGGCGACGGGCAAGCGACCCCTGCGCCCCGCCCCACCGAGGCGGCCCCACCCGCGCCCCGCGTGACGAGCCCGATCGACGAGGACGACAGCGACGAGCCCACCGCGTTCGAGGTGAGCCGCGGCCAGCGCCTCGTCCGCGACCGCCGCGGCGTCCACCTCGTGACGGACGAGGAGGCGGACTGA
- a CDS encoding T9SS C-terminal target domain-containing protein, with amino-acid sequence MRTLFAPVLLLALVATASAQTWDEGPPMPTARAGATGVVLDGRIVVIGGQTTTGEALSTVEAFDPDEGWTTLSPLRVARSFAASAVLGGRIVVVGGRGPEGEPLSSVEAYDPAANEWMALPDLPAPREGLGAAVLDGTLYVTGGTGADGVLFASAEKFGDTWSALTPPWTLDPPRAGFGMVARGGFLVTAGGFSAVGPLRRATEFDPETGLMRALDPLPFPRGGVAATTDGETIWVVGGRDDNDVVTANVYELIAGIDRVWEPQPQLPQPVEAAVAAVLGDSLYVLGGADAFGGALDAVRVLSLFPVNVPTEDGPASSPAIAVVGPNPSRAGTTLELRLGRPGSARVTVFDVLGREVAVLHDGDLGGGPTRVAWGARVPAGVYVVRLDGPDGTVSVPLTVAR; translated from the coding sequence ATGCGCACCTTGTTCGCACCCGTCCTCCTCCTGGCCCTCGTGGCCACGGCCTCTGCCCAGACCTGGGACGAGGGGCCGCCCATGCCGACGGCGCGCGCCGGCGCGACTGGCGTCGTCCTCGACGGGCGGATCGTCGTGATCGGCGGCCAGACGACGACGGGCGAGGCCCTGTCGACCGTCGAGGCATTCGACCCGGACGAGGGGTGGACGACGCTCTCCCCGCTGCGCGTGGCCCGCTCGTTTGCCGCCTCGGCCGTCCTCGGCGGGCGGATCGTCGTGGTCGGAGGGCGGGGGCCTGAGGGCGAGCCGCTGAGCAGCGTCGAGGCCTACGACCCGGCGGCGAACGAGTGGATGGCCCTCCCCGACCTCCCGGCTCCCCGGGAGGGCCTGGGCGCGGCCGTCCTCGACGGCACGCTCTACGTGACGGGCGGGACCGGAGCGGACGGCGTCCTCTTCGCGAGCGCCGAGAAGTTCGGCGACACGTGGTCCGCGCTCACGCCGCCCTGGACCCTCGACCCGCCGCGCGCGGGCTTCGGGATGGTGGCGCGCGGCGGGTTCCTCGTCACGGCCGGCGGGTTCAGCGCCGTCGGGCCGCTCCGCCGGGCCACCGAGTTCGACCCGGAGACCGGCCTCATGCGGGCGCTCGACCCGCTCCCGTTCCCCCGCGGCGGCGTCGCCGCAACGACGGATGGCGAGACGATCTGGGTGGTCGGCGGGCGCGACGACAACGACGTCGTCACCGCCAACGTCTACGAGCTCATCGCGGGGATCGACCGGGTCTGGGAGCCCCAGCCGCAGCTCCCTCAGCCCGTCGAGGCCGCCGTGGCCGCCGTCCTCGGCGACTCCCTCTACGTCCTCGGCGGCGCCGACGCGTTCGGGGGCGCGCTCGACGCCGTCCGCGTGCTGTCCCTCTTCCCCGTCAACGTGCCGACGGAGGACGGCCCGGCCTCGTCGCCGGCGATCGCCGTCGTCGGCCCCAACCCGAGCCGGGCCGGCACGACGCTGGAACTCCGTCTCGGTCGGCCTGGATCGGCCCGTGTGACCGTGTTCGACGTGCTCGGTCGCGAGGTCGCCGTGCTCCACGACGGCGACCTGGGCGGGGGCCCCACCCGCGTGGCCTGGGGCGCCCGCGTTCCTGCAGGCGTCTACGTCGTCCGCCTCGACGGGCCCGACGGCACAGTCAGCGTTCCCCTCACCGTCGCGCGATGA
- a CDS encoding serine/threonine-protein kinase — translation MRARVRFGRPAPPAIVTDAPDVRPFAEIARGPVATVYKAFDKASGSMVLLKRLHAADPERRARFAEEARLAAEVDHPNVVRVLHAGDDQLVAEWVEGEDLAGVVARCGALPPELAALVAREAALGLDAVHAAGVLHRDVSARNVMVGTEGAVKLTDFGLASLADARDDEVRGTLGTLAPEIVRGETADARSDLFSLGAVLVHALSGRAPFAGDGASDTLDAVLHDDPTAALAADPRVPDALTGVAAALLAKDPAARPPSAADAADRLSAALDALGTPDGEALAAFLADPSAYEPPARPAPAPPPAHSPDEPTEAAPVGMSRRPARSSRRRPRWPAALAVSGVVAFVAAVVLLNRPGSEPAAVAEEPTPVPVEIESGPPSPLSADGELVTPDDEFSTADEPLDDASVPDAPPAADPARTPSPRPSPTLPDDDPPARSQPTPPVASTDEPDVPAPAQMGTLTVSAQPWARVRLGDRDLGTTPVSAVSLPAGEHALTLVNPEFPPQTVRVRIAPGERTAASVSLWERVGRIDVEVFPWADVTVDGELWDTVPPQDRPLILAPGSHTLTFTNPAFPAPIVRTIRVAAGERRTIRVRMDED, via the coding sequence GTGCGCGCACGCGTACGTTTCGGTCGCCCCGCCCCCCCTGCCATCGTCACCGACGCCCCCGACGTCCGCCCGTTCGCCGAGATCGCCCGCGGTCCGGTGGCGACCGTGTACAAGGCGTTCGACAAGGCGTCCGGGTCGATGGTGCTCCTCAAGCGGCTCCACGCGGCTGACCCCGAGCGGCGGGCGCGGTTCGCCGAGGAGGCCCGCCTCGCGGCCGAGGTGGACCACCCCAACGTCGTCCGCGTGCTCCACGCCGGCGACGACCAGCTCGTGGCCGAGTGGGTCGAGGGCGAGGACCTCGCCGGCGTCGTCGCCCGCTGCGGCGCGCTGCCGCCCGAGTTGGCGGCGCTCGTGGCGCGGGAGGCGGCGCTCGGGCTGGACGCCGTCCACGCGGCCGGCGTGCTTCACCGCGACGTCTCGGCGCGGAACGTGATGGTCGGCACCGAGGGGGCGGTCAAGCTGACCGACTTCGGGCTCGCCTCGCTCGCCGACGCCCGGGACGACGAGGTCCGGGGGACGCTCGGGACGCTCGCGCCGGAGATCGTCCGCGGCGAGACGGCCGACGCGCGGTCCGACCTGTTCTCGCTCGGGGCCGTCCTCGTCCACGCGCTCAGCGGCCGCGCGCCGTTTGCGGGCGACGGCGCCTCCGACACGCTCGACGCGGTCCTTCACGACGATCCCACCGCCGCGCTCGCCGCCGACCCGCGCGTCCCGGACGCGCTCACGGGCGTCGCGGCGGCGCTGCTCGCCAAGGACCCGGCCGCCCGGCCGCCGAGCGCGGCCGACGCCGCCGACCGGCTCTCCGCGGCCCTCGACGCGCTCGGCACGCCCGACGGCGAGGCCCTCGCGGCGTTCCTCGCGGATCCCTCGGCCTACGAGCCGCCCGCCCGCCCTGCTCCCGCCCCACCTCCAGCCCACTCCCCCGACGAGCCCACCGAGGCGGCGCCGGTCGGCATGTCGCGCCGGCCCGCGCGCTCGTCCCGCCGGCGCCCGCGCTGGCCAGCGGCGCTGGCCGTCAGTGGCGTCGTCGCGTTCGTCGCCGCGGTGGTGCTGCTCAACCGTCCCGGCAGTGAGCCCGCGGCGGTCGCGGAGGAGCCGACGCCCGTCCCCGTCGAGATCGAGTCGGGGCCGCCCTCTCCCCTCTCGGCCGACGGCGAGCTCGTGACACCGGATGACGAGTTCTCGACCGCCGACGAGCCCCTCGACGACGCGTCGGTGCCCGACGCTCCACCCGCGGCCGACCCTGCGCGGACACCGAGTCCGCGGCCGAGCCCGACGCTTCCCGACGACGATCCGCCCGCAAGGTCCCAACCGACGCCGCCCGTGGCGTCGACCGACGAGCCGGACGTGCCCGCGCCGGCCCAGATGGGGACGCTCACCGTCTCGGCCCAACCGTGGGCGCGCGTCCGCCTCGGCGACCGCGACCTCGGGACGACGCCCGTCTCGGCCGTGTCGCTCCCGGCCGGCGAGCACGCGCTGACGCTGGTCAATCCCGAGTTCCCGCCCCAGACCGTCCGCGTTCGCATCGCGCCCGGCGAGCGGACGGCCGCCTCGGTGTCCCTGTGGGAGCGGGTCGGCCGGATCGACGTCGAGGTCTTCCCCTGGGCCGATGTCACGGTCGACGGCGAGCTGTGGGACACGGTCCCGCCGCAAGACAGGCCGCTCATCCTCGCGCCCGGCAGCCACACCCTCACGTTCACGAACCCGGCGTTCCCCGCCCCCATCGTTCGGACGATCCGCGTGGCCGCGGGCGAGCGGCGGACCATTCGCGTGCGCATGGATGAGGACTAG
- a CDS encoding sigma-54 interaction domain-containing protein yields the protein MATEAPQDARSALAALSEIAAALNSARDPAAVLDAVLDAALDALGAERGFVLLETDGGDAPFEVRASRNFSGEELAGVRPLSTSVVQEVLRTGEPVLVYQAEEDERYGGVESVVLQHIQSIACVPLRLRARQIGAIYLDAVKTRGRFTREHLPFLRAVADQAAIAIEGARREAALREENRRLLAEARERHGFDEIVGTSPAMEALYETLRRVIDTDATVLIEGETGTGKELVARALHYEGPRAEQPFVALFCGSLPDELLESELFGHKKGAFTGAATDKKGLFEAADGGTVFLDEVGDLSPKLQTALLRVLQTGEVRRVGDTATRRVDVRVVSATNRPLVDLVEDGDFREDLMYRLNTIRIETPPLRQRRADIPLLATHFLDRYAVGPRERVEGFTQEALDTLRRYRWPGNVRELEGTVERAVVLARGARVGVDDLRLPEAASEDVVDLAPGLTMKEIERLAVEQTLEAQDGNVSATARTLGVSRRWIQYRLKEWAADDAGEEDA from the coding sequence GTGGCCACGGAGGCCCCTCAGGACGCTCGGAGCGCCCTCGCGGCGCTCTCTGAGATCGCCGCCGCGCTGAACTCGGCGCGCGACCCGGCCGCCGTGCTCGACGCCGTGCTCGACGCGGCGCTCGACGCGCTCGGCGCCGAGCGCGGGTTCGTCCTCCTCGAGACGGATGGCGGCGACGCGCCCTTCGAGGTCCGCGCCAGCCGGAACTTCTCGGGCGAGGAGCTCGCCGGCGTCCGCCCGCTCTCGACGAGCGTGGTGCAGGAGGTCCTGCGGACGGGCGAGCCGGTCCTCGTCTACCAGGCCGAGGAGGACGAGCGGTACGGTGGGGTCGAGAGCGTCGTGCTCCAGCACATCCAGTCGATCGCGTGCGTCCCGCTCCGCCTCCGCGCGCGGCAGATCGGCGCCATCTACCTCGACGCGGTCAAGACACGGGGGCGATTCACCCGCGAGCACCTCCCGTTCCTCCGCGCCGTGGCCGACCAGGCCGCCATCGCCATCGAGGGCGCCCGCCGCGAGGCCGCGCTCCGCGAGGAGAACCGCCGCCTGCTCGCGGAGGCCCGCGAGCGCCACGGGTTCGACGAGATCGTCGGGACAAGCCCTGCGATGGAGGCGCTCTACGAGACGCTCCGCCGGGTGATCGACACCGACGCGACGGTGCTCATCGAGGGCGAGACAGGGACGGGCAAGGAGCTCGTCGCCCGCGCGCTCCACTACGAGGGGCCGCGCGCCGAGCAGCCATTCGTGGCCCTGTTCTGCGGCTCGCTCCCGGACGAGCTGCTGGAGTCGGAGCTGTTCGGCCACAAGAAGGGCGCGTTCACGGGCGCCGCGACCGACAAGAAGGGGCTTTTCGAGGCCGCCGACGGCGGGACCGTGTTCCTCGACGAGGTCGGCGACCTCAGCCCGAAGCTCCAGACGGCGCTGCTCCGGGTGTTGCAGACGGGAGAAGTCCGGCGCGTCGGCGACACGGCCACGCGGCGCGTCGACGTCCGCGTGGTCTCGGCGACGAACCGGCCGCTCGTCGACCTCGTCGAGGACGGCGACTTCCGGGAGGACCTGATGTACCGGCTCAACACGATCCGAATCGAGACGCCGCCGCTCCGCCAGCGCCGCGCCGACATCCCGCTCTTGGCGACGCACTTCCTCGACCGGTACGCCGTCGGGCCGCGCGAGCGGGTCGAGGGGTTCACGCAGGAGGCGCTCGACACGCTCCGGCGGTACCGCTGGCCCGGCAACGTGCGCGAGCTCGAGGGGACCGTCGAGCGGGCCGTCGTCCTTGCCCGCGGCGCACGTGTCGGGGTGGACGATCTCCGCCTGCCCGAAGCGGCCTCGGAGGACGTGGTCGACCTCGCGCCCGGCCTCACGATGAAGGAGATCGAGCGCCTCGCGGTCGAGCAGACGCTGGAGGCCCAGGACGGCAACGTCTCGGCGACGGCCCGGACGCTCGGCGTCTCGCGCCGGTGGATCCAGTACCGCCTCAAAGAGTGGGCGGCCGACGACGCCGGCGAGGAGGACGCCTAG
- a CDS encoding carboxypeptidase-like regulatory domain-containing protein: MLRYPTALLLILALAGCMDSAPHDNPFDPESERYEDEGAVLGSVGGIYPSTPAREGVSVRVRPLGGGGIERMTASNAMGEFMIDRVPKGEYVVMAEGEGLRTETDTVSVRAGQTARVDFRLDALPVILTQNARTVHIEQWVQESSLFQLEVEAIVTDRDRATDVNGVELVVDDIGFRIALTQVAPGHYEGKFDAAQLPGGQVQAFLGRPLRIEVTDVNGNVGTGAPMTLVRVVEQTPLTASPQGTETISDPSPTLVWRPAQIPFTFTYRVDLYQVDGAGIPRLLESESGIDASVTSYDVTRTLGEGNYYWTVWIVDAAGNRSRSKEAGFSVVL, encoded by the coding sequence GTGCTTCGCTACCCGACCGCCCTCCTGCTGATCCTGGCCCTCGCCGGCTGCATGGACTCGGCGCCGCACGACAATCCGTTCGACCCGGAGTCCGAGCGCTACGAGGACGAGGGCGCGGTTCTTGGCTCCGTGGGGGGGATCTACCCATCGACGCCCGCGCGGGAGGGCGTTAGCGTGCGCGTCCGTCCCCTCGGCGGGGGGGGGATCGAGCGAATGACGGCGAGCAACGCGATGGGCGAGTTCATGATCGACCGCGTCCCGAAGGGGGAGTACGTGGTCATGGCTGAGGGGGAGGGGCTCCGCACCGAGACGGACACGGTCTCGGTGCGCGCCGGCCAGACGGCGAGGGTCGACTTCCGTCTCGACGCGCTCCCGGTGATCCTGACTCAGAACGCCCGGACGGTCCACATCGAGCAGTGGGTCCAGGAGTCGTCCCTGTTCCAGCTCGAGGTCGAGGCCATCGTGACCGACAGGGACCGCGCGACGGACGTGAACGGCGTCGAGCTCGTCGTCGACGACATCGGCTTCCGCATCGCGCTCACGCAGGTGGCCCCAGGGCATTACGAGGGCAAGTTCGACGCCGCGCAGCTGCCCGGCGGCCAGGTCCAGGCGTTCCTCGGCCGCCCGCTCCGCATCGAGGTCACGGACGTGAACGGCAACGTCGGCACCGGGGCACCGATGACGCTCGTCCGCGTCGTCGAGCAGACGCCGCTCACGGCCTCGCCCCAGGGGACGGAGACCATCTCCGACCCGTCGCCCACGCTCGTGTGGCGCCCGGCCCAGATCCCGTTCACGTTCACGTACCGCGTCGACCTCTACCAGGTCGACGGGGCCGGCATCCCGCGCCTCCTCGAGAGCGAGTCGGGGATCGACGCCTCGGTCACGAGCTACGACGTGACGCGGACGCTCGGCGAGGGCAACTACTACTGGACGGTCTGGATCGTCGACGCGGCCGGCAACCGGAGCCGGTCGAAGGAGGCCGGCTTCAGCGTCGTCCTGTAG
- a CDS encoding cupin domain-containing protein produces the protein MPRHVTAPTRIPVPGDKTIKEHVGRVNTGTSSLSVAHMIAPPGWQEPAQAPAFDEVTIVVRGTMRVEYDGGHLDVEAGETVLCEAGERIRYLNPSEADECEYWAICTPAFSPDAVHREA, from the coding sequence ATGCCCCGACACGTCACCGCCCCCACCCGCATCCCCGTTCCCGGCGACAAGACCATCAAGGAACACGTCGGCCGGGTGAACACCGGGACCTCGAGCCTCTCGGTCGCCCACATGATCGCGCCGCCGGGATGGCAAGAGCCGGCCCAAGCGCCTGCGTTCGACGAGGTCACGATCGTCGTCCGCGGGACGATGCGCGTCGAGTACGACGGTGGCCACCTGGATGTCGAGGCGGGCGAGACGGTCCTCTGCGAGGCGGGCGAGCGGATCCGGTATCTGAATCCGTCGGAGGCGGACGAGTGCGAGTACTGGGCCATCTGCACCCCCGCCTTCTCGCCGGACGCCGTACACCGCGAGGCGTAG
- a CDS encoding DUF3095 domain-containing protein: MSTDFYARLLPVDRFEQLVEDAAYTPLPADWSVVLTDVVGSTEAVRAGRYREVNYVGAASIAAVLNAAGRADLPFVFGGDGATLVVPPEHVGAGLAALAALQEHARDRLNLGLRVGTVPLHAVRAAGHEVAVARYQASENYAQALFRGTGLGWAEDQVKDPSTSDRWASRASPRESDGDPYEGLECRWQDVKSPRGETVSLLIEAVSDDRDVTYREVLGLIGEVYGADSAHPVALDRLRLATTPAKFGPEVRLRHPDRPLRRRATLWALNVIGRVLIRFGIETSETDWERYPKLFRASTDYRKFDGVLRMVLAGGPEERARLEAALDRLYEEGRLAYGLHVSDRAVLTCLVYRRMGQQVHFVDGAGGGYTSAAVGFKRRRKALAG; the protein is encoded by the coding sequence ATGTCCACAGACTTCTACGCCCGCCTCCTCCCTGTCGATCGCTTCGAGCAACTCGTCGAAGACGCGGCATACACCCCGCTCCCCGCTGACTGGTCCGTCGTGCTGACCGACGTCGTCGGGTCGACCGAGGCCGTCCGGGCCGGCCGCTACCGCGAGGTCAACTACGTCGGGGCGGCGTCGATCGCGGCCGTCCTCAACGCTGCCGGCCGGGCCGACCTCCCGTTCGTGTTCGGCGGCGACGGCGCGACGCTCGTGGTCCCGCCCGAGCACGTCGGCGCCGGGCTCGCCGCGCTGGCCGCCCTCCAGGAGCACGCCCGCGACCGCCTCAACCTTGGTCTCCGCGTCGGGACGGTGCCCCTCCACGCGGTCCGCGCAGCGGGGCACGAGGTGGCCGTCGCCCGGTACCAAGCGTCGGAGAACTACGCGCAGGCGCTCTTCCGCGGGACCGGCCTGGGGTGGGCGGAGGACCAGGTCAAGGACCCCTCGACGTCCGATCGGTGGGCGAGCCGGGCCTCGCCGCGGGAGAGCGACGGGGACCCGTACGAGGGGCTCGAGTGCCGGTGGCAGGACGTCAAGAGCCCGCGAGGCGAGACCGTCTCCCTCCTCATCGAGGCCGTCAGCGATGACCGTGACGTGACGTACCGCGAGGTGCTCGGCCTCATCGGCGAGGTCTACGGCGCCGACTCGGCGCACCCCGTCGCGCTCGACCGGCTCCGGCTGGCGACGACACCGGCCAAGTTCGGCCCCGAGGTCCGCCTTCGGCACCCCGACCGGCCGCTCCGCCGGCGCGCGACGCTGTGGGCGCTCAACGTGATCGGCCGCGTCCTCATTCGGTTCGGCATCGAGACGTCCGAGACCGACTGGGAGCGGTATCCCAAGCTGTTCCGCGCCTCGACCGACTACCGCAAGTTCGATGGCGTCCTGCGGATGGTTCTTGCGGGCGGGCCCGAGGAGCGAGCGCGGCTCGAGGCCGCTCTCGACCGACTGTACGAGGAAGGCCGGCTGGCGTACGGCCTCCACGTCTCCGACCGCGCCGTCCTCACGTGCCTCGTCTACCGGCGGATGGGCCAGCAGGTCCACTTCGTGGATGGGGCCGGCGGCGGCTACACGAGCGCGGCCGTCGGCTTCAAGCGCCGCCGCAAGGCGCTCGCCGGCTGA